A window of Helicobacter macacae MIT 99-5501 genomic DNA:
TGGCAATCCACGCGTTTATCGCCATTGCGAGATTTTACTAAAGAAACTTCGGCTTCACCTTGTTTTCTAAAGAAACTGCACTACGCTTGTTTTGCCACGCCCATTTCATTTGCTCGCAATGACGAAAATCGCCATTTAAGAATTAGCAAAATATTTCAAAATCTCTCTTAAGCCGAAAAGCCCTTAAGCAAAACTTCAGCTTCATTTTTTAGTCTAGTTTTATCCCAAATCCATTCCCAAAATCTTACCAAACTCATAAAATCACCCCACCAAAAATCACAAAAACAGCAATTTTTGCAAAAATACGATTCCCAAACACGCGCAAAATAAGCACTTACACAGCAAGGGGGTTTTAGCCGCTTGTTAAATTCTCTTATGGTAAAATAAAGCCCGCGTCATACCTGCACTTAAATGCGTTTTAGCCGCTTGTTAAATTCTCTTATGNNNNNNNNNNNNNNNNNNNNNNNNNNNNNNNNNNNNNNNNNNNNNNNNNNNNNNNNNNNNNNNNNNNNNNNNNNNNNNNNNNNNNNNNNNNNNNNNNNNNNNNNNNNNNNNNNNNNNNNNNNNNNNNNNNNNNNNNNNNNNNNNNNNNNNNNNNNNNNNNNNNNNNNNNNNNNNNNNNNNNNNNNNNNNNNNNNNNNNNNNNNNNNNNNNNNNNNNNNNNNNNNNNNNNNNNNNNNNNNNNNNNNNNNNNNNNNNNNNNNNNNNNNNNNNNNNNNNNNNNNNNNNNNNNNNNNNNNNNNNNNNNNNNNNNNNNNNNNNNNNNNNNNNNNNNNNNNNNNNNNNNNNNNNNNNNNNNNNNNNNNNNNNNNNNNNNNNNNNNNNNNNNNNNNNNNNNNNNNNNNNNNNNNNNNNNNNNNNNNNNNNNNNNNNNNNNNNNNNNNNNNNNNNNNNNNNNNNNNNNNNNNNNNNNNNNNNNNNNNNNNNNNNNNNNNNNNNNNNNNNNNNNNNNNNNNNNNNNNNNNNNNNNNNNNNNNNNNNNNNNNNNNNNNNNNNNNNNNNNNNNNNNNNNNNNNNNNNNNNNNNNNNNNNNNNNNNNNNNNNNNNNNNNNNNNNNNNNNNNNNNNNNNNNNNNNNNNNNNNNNNNNNNNNNNNNNNNNNNNNNNNNNNNNNNNNNNNNNNNNNNNNNNNNNNNNNNNNNNNNNNNNNNNNNNNNNNNNNNNNNNNNNNNNNNNNNNNNNNNNNNNNNNNNNNNNNNNNNNNNNNNNNNNNNNNNNNNNNNNNNNNNNNNNNNNNNNNNNNNNNNNNNNNNNNNNNNNNNNNNNNNNNNNNNNNNNNNNNNNNNNNNNNNNNNNNNNNNNNNNNNNNNNNNNNNNNNNNNNNNNNNNNNNNNNNNNNNNNNNNNNNNNNNNNNNNNNNNNNNNNNNNNNNNNNNNNNNNNNNNNNNNNNNNNNNNNNNNNNNNNNNNNNNNNNNNNNNNNNNNNNNNNNNNNNNNNNNNNNNNNNNNNNNNNNNNNNNNNNNNNNNNNNNNNNNNNNNNNNNNNNNNNNNNNNNNNNNNNNNNNNNNNNNNNNNNNNNNNNNNNNNNNNNNNNNNNNNNNNNNNNNNNNNNNNNNNNNNNNNNNNNNNNNNNNNNNNNNNNNNNNNNNNNNNNNNNNNNNNNNNNNNNNNNNNNNNNNNNNNNNNNNNNNNNNNNNNNNNNNNNNNNNNNNNNNNNNNNNNNNNNNNNNNNNNNNNNNNNNNNNNNNNNNNNNNNNNNNNNNNNNNNNNNNNNNNNNNNNNNNNNNNNNNNNNNNNNNNNNNNNNNNNNNNNNNNNNNNNNNNNNNNNNNNNNNNNNNNNNNNNNNNNNNNNNNNNNNNNNNNNNNNNNNNNNNNNNNNNNNNNNNNNNNNNNNNNNNNNNNNNNNNNNNNNNNNNNNNNNNNNNNNNNNNNNNNNNNNNNNNNNNNNNNNNNNNNNNNNNNNNNNNNNNNNNNNNNNNNNNNNNNNNNNNNNNNNNNNNNNNNNNNNNNNNNNNNNNNNNNNNNNNNNNNNNCCGCTTGTTAAATTCTCTTATGGTAAAATTTGGAAGCAGTAAAGAGCAGTGCATTTGCAGTTTTAGCCGCTTGTTAAATTCTCTTATGGTAAAATAACAAGGCGTCTCATTGATAAAGTTTCTTGGTTTTAGCCGCTTGTTAAATTCTCTTATGGTAAAATATCCTGTGAGAATATATCGATTTTATCGGCATTTGAGAGTTTTTGAAAGCCCAAAATCCCCATAAAATCGAGATAATCAAGCATAGAGAGTCTAACAAGCGGCTAAAATAAGGGAAGCAGGAAATCCCGCAGGGTCCCGCAAGGGGTAAAACGCAATGAATGGATTGTGTTGAGCTAATCCCTAAACCTGCCCGTTTTCTTTTTTGATTCTACTTTTTACCTTACACATACTTAAACATACTACACTTAAATACACCTACTTAACCTACTTTACCAACTTCCAAAGTCATATCACCTCACACAATGCCTTTTAATATTTTTGTCAAGCAAAATTTGCTGATAAAAGATACTCCACCAAATACTTAAAAGCAATAAAGAGATATTTCGCTAATGCTCAATATGACAAGGACAGCAATGACAAGGTAGCAATTATAACACAGCAATAAAGACAGCAACGACAGAGTAGCAAATCACAAAATAGCGATAATCTCTAGCTATAATAGGCGACAAATATACTTCACCAAAATATGACACAAAAATTTGGTTTATGAGAGCATAAAAACTAGCAATAAAAAACAACAAAATCAAATAAGCAAGCAATCCCCACCAATCCCTAGAAGTATCAAAAATCATCAAAATACACCAAAGCAAACTAAAACTTCAGCAAACCCCACAAACCCACCAAAAATCTCCTCAAAACCCCCAAAATATTCCCAAAACCTACATAGCACTTTTTGAAAAATCAATCAAATCCTGCGTTGTGCGCACAGATTTTGGCAGCGATAAAAGCGATATTTCAAACACCTTTAGCGCGGTTAGCGCGTCAGCATAGGCACGATGTGAAGTAGGCGTATTTATCCCCAAAAATTCATTTAGATACTGCAAAGAATACCGCTTAGCAAGTATCGTCCTGCGGGCTAAATCTATGGTGCATAGCTTTGGGTTTAGTAGCTTATAAAGCCCTGCTTGCTCCATAGCCACACTTACAAACCCATAGTCAAATCCCACATTGTGTGCTACAAAAACACTCTGTGCCAAAAACTCCCTAAAATCACGCAAAACCTCTCGCTCTTTTCGTGCGTTTTCTAGCATTTTGGGTGTAATTTGGGTGATTTCTACGATAGTTTCTGGGACAAAATACGCGTGGATAAGCTCGCTAAACTCGCCCAAAATTTTGCCATTTTTCCACTTTATCGCACCGATTTCGATGATTTGGTGCTCTTGTGGTTTGCTCCCTGTGGTTTCAATATCCACAAAGCAAAATTCCTGCTCCCTCCACGATAGTTCATTGTGCGCTAGGAAGTAAGTATCCCCGCTTGATTCTAGTGGCAAGCCCTGTGCGCGTAGTAGCTCTACTTGTAGATACGCTTCCTCTATGTCAAAGTCTTTATCAAAATCTCTAGTCCCAAAATCTTTGGCAAAATCTTGTGTGAAATCTAAACTAGAATCTAGTCTGTCCCCAAAATCCTGCCCTAGATTTTTTTCCACACTTTTTTTTGCACTTTTTACTATACTACTTTTTCCCGTGCTTTTGTGTGGATTTTTGTGCGTGCTTTTGGTATCTGTGTAGCTTGTTTGATTCTTGCTAGATTGTTGCAAAATCCCATAAAGCTCCTCATAAGAGATTTTGCTTTTTGTCAGCCTTGCTTGTAGCTCTTTTGCGATACTCAAAGTCATATCCTTAGTCTTTAGCCCGATTTTTTTACAATCTCTATCGTGGGTTTTTTAGCAAGTCTATGGCTTGGCGATAATCCCTAGCACCAAATACAAAACTCCCCGCTACGAGTATGTCTACACCTGCTTGCTTCAAAGATAGAGCGTTTTTGTCATTTACTCCGCCATCGACTTCTATTAGGCATTTTGGATTTTTGGCTTCTATTAGTTCGCGCAAGTTTCGTGCTTTTTCTAGGACTGAAGGGATAAACTCCTGCCCACCAAATCCCGGATTTACACTCATTAGTAGCACCATATCAATATCTGGCAAAATATAGCGCAGATTTTCCTCACTTGTGTGTGGGTTTAGCACGACTGCGGGACGCACTCCATTACCTCGTATGTGGCTTATAAGGCGGTGTAGGTGCTTCACTTCTTCGATATGCACGCTTATAAATTCTGGCTTTAGTGGCAAGAAGCTATCTACAAAACTTTCTACTTTTTCTACCATTAGGTGCACATCTAGTGGCTTTGTAGCGGCGTTTGCTACGCTTTTTATCACAGGTGCGCCAAATGTGAGATTTGGCACGAAGTGCCCATCCATAATGTCAATATGGACAAAATCAGCACCCGCTTCACAGATAGAGGCTACCTCCTCGCCAAGTCGCAAAAAATCGCTAGATAAAATACTCGGTGCGACTAGCATAGTGGCAGGCTTTTTGTGGTGGAATCTACGCAGTGGGAGCAAAGATGAGCAGACAAAAATATGTCAAATGAAAGCGTGTGAAGCAAAAGTGCAAGTGGCATAGAGGGTGTAGAAAGTAGATTTTGCATCGCGTGCCTTTTTGGTTGGTATCTTTAGGCGTCATATTTGTAGAAAAAGTTTTAGCGATAAATTTCAAAAATTAAATGCTATCATAAGTGTATTAAGAATATAATTAAGCCTTTATAAAAACTAGCAAAAATATAAAAATTCATACAAAATCTAATAAAGCCCACCCTTAAAAGAGGAGCGAAAAAGAATGAAAAAGGAGTGAAAATGCAAGCCCAAGCAAAAATAGATTTTGCAACACTAAAGCTATGTTTGCAAGAGTGTGCTATCGCTGTGCATAGCGCACTACAAAGCCAGAATGTAGGCTATCTATCTAGCACAAACTCTAGTGGGGATATGCAGCTAGGAGTAGATGTGGCGTGTGATAAACTCATAGAACAAAAACTCTTAGAGCTAGGGTGCGTAAAGGGAGTGTGCTCTGAAGAAAAACAAGAAGCACTCTATAAAGATTCTAGTGCAAATCTTTTGGTGGCTTATGACCCGCTAGATGGCTCAAGTCTTTTTGACTCAAACCTTAGCGTGGGCTCTATATTTGGAATCTATCAAGGGGAGTTTGCCTCTAGTGCGATAGTAGGGGCGTGCTATGTGGTGTATGGACCGCGCTTAGAGCTAGTGTGGGCAGATAGCACAGATGATGAGGTGGGGCATTTTTTGTATGATTTTGCTAGGGGGGAATGGCGTAAAAAGCCAGCCTTGCGTTTGGGAGAGAAAGGCAAGCTAAATGCACCGGGTGGGACACAAAAGCATTGGAGTGAGAAGCACAAGGTGCTAGTGGATTCTCTTTTTGCGCAAGGGTATCGATTGCGATATTCGGGGGGAATGGTGCCAGATTTGCACCAGATACTTATAAAAGGTGGAGGGCTATTTAGCTACCCTGCGACACAGGACGCACCAAAAGGCAAGCTAAGAAAACTTTTTGAGGTGTTTCCATTTGCTTTTATCTATGAGAAAGCAGGTGGAGAGGGCATAGATGGACACTGCTCTTTATTAAAGCTAGGGTGTGATGGACTGCACGATACCACGCAGTGCTTCTTAGGCAGCAAAGCAGAAATCGCCATTGTAAAAGAAGCATATAAATAATCTCACGCTAGAGTTTAAAAAGCGTTTTTAGAAAAACGATTTTATAGCGACAAACAAAGGATAAAAAATGAGTGAAATAAAAACCCCTGATAATATAGCACAAAGCACAGAAGTCGCAAATGGCACAATGGATATATTTGAGAAAAAACTCCAAGATGAGCTAGATAGTCTCAAAAATTGTCAGCAAAGTAGCGGGGTGGATTCTTGCTTTGCGTGTGAGAAGATGCTAGAGTGTCCCACGCGCAAATCCTATGTAAGTGCTGTGTATGAGAGTATGAGCAAGGGACAAGAAGGCGGGGATTTTGATTTTTAGACAGAATCTATAATTTTGCTTGGCAAGGCAAATAAACATAAAAGGCTAGAGGAAATGGAATTTTTAGAGGATTTTTTACATACAAAAGACATACAAAAAGCGAAGATTTTTGAGCTTTTGAGATGCAAAGAGCAAGAAGCAATCATCTTGCAATATATGACAAAAGCACTACTAGATGGCGTGCAAGAAGTGGGTGTGATAGAGCTAGTGCACAACTGCTTTGGCGAGCAAGTAAGCCAAGATAGCCTAAACACTTCACAAGACTTGCAAAATCCTGCCAAAGCTACCAAAAAAACGACAAAAAAAGATTCCCTACAAAAACAAAACTCACTTCAAAATCCCCTCCAAAACTCACTATATGACAAGCCAAAGCAATCCCTAATCATTACCCACCTCCCTACTATCCGCACGCTTTTGGATTTGGGGTGGATTGTCCTTAGTGAGATGTCGCGATTTAAGCAGCCAAATATCAAGGACTTGGCTTTGCTAGAGCTGCTAAGCTGTGAGGTAAGCCTCTCTAGCGCGTTTTTGCGCCTCATAGAGAGAGGACATAGCGAAGTGCAAATGCCCGATGAAACGCCTTATAATGACCATCTAGAGTATGTCAAAGACCAATTTTTGCGCATACATTTGGCAAGCAAATTTAGCCCACAAAATGACAAAAAAAACACCGCGCTAAAATCCCAGATAAACGCGCTAGAAAACCGCATAAAAGAGCGACTTCTAATCACCACAAAAGAGATTTCAGCACACAAAATCATCAAAGACTACGCGCTAAACCCAAAAGAAGAGATGATATTTTTTGCGTTGCTTAAAGAGGAATACTACGGAGGAGATGGCTACTACCGAGATATGAACAACCTCATAGACTTGATAAGTGAAAGCGAATATGACAAAATGAAAAACCGCGCCCTGCTTGATGAAAAATCCACCCTCATAGAAAAAGGACTACTTGACTTTGGGGAAATGCTAAATCCATTTGGTGGAATCGTGCGGACATTTTATATCCCCGAAGAGATTTTGCACAAGGTTATCCGCGAGCCCTACAAGAAAAAAAGCAAAAAAATCGCCCTAGCTTCTGTGCTAGAAGAGCAAGAAATCTTTGAGCTACTGCGTCCCAAAAGTAGCCTAGATGAAATCGTGCTACCACAATCCACTAGGACAATGATAGACTCTATCCTAAAGCAAGTAGACTCTAGCGTGGTAGCTAGACTAAAGCAATGGGGGATAAAAGACAAGCACAAAGGAGTAGAAGCAAAAATCCTTTTCTACGGTGCAGCAGGCACGGGCAAAACGCTTAGCGCACTTGCCATAGCCAAAGCCCTAAAAAAGCAAGTGCTTAGCTTTGACTGCTCCAAAATCCTCTCTATGTATGTGGGCGAGAGTGAAAAAAATGTGCGAAAGATATTTGACACATACAGCGACATAAGCAAAAAAATCAAAAACGAGCCCGTGCTACTACTAGATGAAGCAGACCAATTCCTAAGCACGCGCATAACCTCTAGCTCTGGCGCGGAGAAAATGCACAACCAAATGCAAAATATATTTTTGGAGCAAATCGAGCGATTTAGTGGCGTGCTAGTGGCTACGACAAATCTTGTAGAGAGTATAGATTCTGCGTTTTCTAGGAGGTTTGACTACAAAATCGAGTTTAGGCGACCAAATGAGGAGCAAAGACGCAAGCTGTGGGAAAAATACCTCCCCAAAAACGCACAATATGAGCCAAACTCTAGCATAGAATCCCTCTGCAAGGAGCTATCTAGCCATAGCTTAAGTGGCGCTCAAATCGCCCTAGTGATAAAAAACACCGCCTATAAAGTCGCCACTAGAGATAAGCCTATCTTTACCAAAGATGACTTTATAGAAGCTATAAAGCGTGAGCTAAGCGGGGACTTTGATAGTAGCAAAAGTGTGGGGTTTATATAGATTTAGCTAGATTTTGCCGTGCTTTTTGCGCGTAAGGTGGTGGGGTATGAGTGGGGCGAGATTGCGTTTTTGGCTTTGTTTTTTTTGCTTTGTTTGGCTTGGAGTGGTTTTTGCTAAGTTAAATATAATATTTAAGGAGTGGAAATGTCGCAAAATCAAAATCCAAACACACAATCTCATCTCAATCCTACTACACAATCAAGTACGCAGTCTAACCCACAACCAACCACGCAAGAGAGCTTAAAAATCTTAGGCTTTGATATAGGTGTGGCGAGTATTGGCTGGGCGTTTGTCGAGGGTGGAGAGCTAAAAGACTGCGGAGTGAGAATCTTCACAAAGGCAGAAAATCCAAAAGATGGCAGTTCTCTAGCTTTGCCACGCCGTGAGGCAAGGGGAGTGCGTAGGCGACTAGCACGGCGCAAAGGTAGGCTAAATGCGCTAAAAGTGCTTATCTGCAAGGAGTTTGGGCTAAATCGTAGCGACTATCTAGCCACCGCAGGGGAACTACCAAAGGCTTACGCCACGAGCAAAGAAACAAAAAGCCCATATCAGCTCCGCGCAGAATCACTAGAGCGCAAACTTAGTGCCGATGAGTTTGCCCGCGTGATTTTGCATATCGCCAAGCATAGAGGCTATGGCAACAAACACGCAAAAGAATCAAGCGATGATGATAGTGGCAAAGTCAAAAAGGCGATAAGTGAAAATCAAAAAGTGATGAGTGAAAAAGGCTACACAACCGCAGGGCAGTATCTCTATGGCGAGTTTTATCAAAAGGCGCGGAATTTTAGCGAGGCAGAACCAAAGTCCCCCAAAAACGCGCGAGGCACACAAGAATTTAAAAATGTCCGCAATAAGAGCGAAAACTATGCTAGGTGTTTGGCGCAGAGTGAGTTGCAAAAAGAATTAGAGATTATTTTTGCCAAACAACGCGAATTTGGCTTTCAATTTAGTGATAAAAAGCATAAAACCATCAATGCAAATGGCAAACTTAAAGAGCTAGATTTTGCAGACGCGGTGCTAGAAATCGCATTTTTACAACGCCCACTAAAAAGTTTCGCAGATAAAGTCGGCAAATGCACCTTTTATGAGGATAAACCCCGCGCACCAAAAGACTCTTTAAGTGCTATCGAATTTGTTGCGCTTACGCGTATCATAAACACTCTAGCAAATATCACAAAGCGCAGTGGCGAGGTATATAGCGCGGATAAAGTGCGCGAGATTCTATCCATAGTGCTAGATAAAGGCGAAATCACTTATAAAAACTTGCGCAAAGTCATCGCCCTTGATGAAAGACTACAATTCCCCAAAGACTCCAAACTAGACTACGCAAAAGAGGACGCCGAAAAAGCAAAGGCAATAGAATTTAGCAAACTAAAAGCATTTAGAAAGGCTTTGGGTGGGAGCTTTGAGGGATTTATCCGTGCCGAGCTAGATTCTATCGCCACAGATATTGCGCTTATCAAAAGCAAAGATGAGCTAAAAGCCAAACTTGCCAATTATCAAAGCCTAAATGATGAGCAAAGAGAGAAATTAAGTGAGCTAAGTTTTGATAAATTTATTGATTTGAGTTTTAAGGCATTGGAGGCGATTTTACCCCTTATGCGCGGGGATAAAGATGATAAAATCTATCGCTATGATGAAGCGTGGAGAGAAGCGGGACTAGTCGAAGTAGCCAAAAAGACGCAAAAAGGCGATAGCCTCCCACCTCTAATAGAATATGAGAAAGATTTAGCAAATCCCGTAGTGGCAAGGGCTTTGGCAGAGTATCGCAAAGTGCTTAATGCTTTGCTTAAAAAACACGGCAAGGTGCATAAGATTCATTTAGAATTTACTCGCCAAGCGGGTGTGAGTAGCAAAGAGCGGGGCGAAATCATAGCCGAGCAAAACAAGAGGCTTAAGGCAAATGAAGAAGCGCGAAAAAGGTGTGAGGAATATGGGCTAATCCCAAGTGGCAAAAATATCCTTAAACTCAAACTTTGGCAAGAGCAAGGCGAATTTTGCGTATATAGTGGTAAAAAAATCACACAAAGTGATTTGCGTGATGAAAGCACATTGCAAATCGACCATATCTACCCATACTCGCGAAGCTATGATGATAGCCAAAATAACAAAGTGCTTGTTTTTACAGATGCCAATCAAAACAAGCTAAATCAAACGCCTTATGAAGCCTTTGGCAAAGATATTAGCAAATGGAATCAGATTTTAGGGCGTATCGAAAAACTACCAAAGGCAAAGAAAAATCGCATCACAAACAAAAATTTTGCAAACAAAGAAGCTGGGTTTATCGCGCGAAATATCGTAGATACAAGCTATATCGCTAGACTTAGTGCTAGCTATACAGACGCATTTATTGAGTTTTGCCCCCTAGCAGAAAATGAGGATACCACGCTAGGGCGCGGCGAAAAGGGAAGCAAAAAACACATAAGTGTGGTAAATGGTTCACTAACGGCGACTATGAGGCATTATTGGGGGCTAAATACTCTGCTAGATGGCGAGAATAGCGAATCAAAAGATAGAAGTAACCACCTCCACCACGCCCTAGATGCGATAATCATCGCTTATGTGAATGATAGCGTGATAAAGGCTTTTAGCGACTTTAAGAAAACCCAAGAGCAAAACAAAGCTCGGCTTATCGCCAAAGAGATAGAATCAGCCGAGTATAAAATCTCACGCAGATTTTTCTCGCCAAGTGGCTTTGAAAACAATGAGGCATTTCGTCAGGCTATAAAGCGTAAGATTTTGGGACAATCTCTTGAATCTAGAGAAAATGATATGACAATAAATAGTGAGGCTTTGGGCGAAAAAGTGGGCGGAATCTTTGTCAGCAAACCACCTAGAAAACGCGCAAGAGGTGCTTTGCATAAAGAGACTTTTAGTAGCATTGATGATAAAGATTTGCTAAAAACCTATGGCGGCAAAGAGGGTGTGAATCGCGCCATAAAGCTAGGCAAAGTCCGCCAAATCGGTAGCAAAATCGCCGATAATGGCACAATGGTGCGCGTGGATATTTTTCGCCATAAAGTAAGTGGCAAATTTTATGGTGTGCCAATTTATACGATGGATTTCGCACTTGGGATTTTGCCAAATAAAGCCGTAGTGGGTGGCAAAGATAAATCTGGCGTGATAAAAGATTGGCTACCGATGGACTCAAATTATGAATTTTGTTTTAGCCTTTTTAAAGATGATTTGATTTTGGTGCAGAAAAAGGAAATGAGCAAGGCGGAGTTGTGTTATTTTGCTGGATTTGACACTTCGGGTGGGCAAATCAAAGTCGAAAAACACGACAACCATTTTGCTACTCTTACGGACAATCAAAGGTTGCTTTTTAACATTGCAACACCAAAAGAAGTTGCGGGTAAAAGCATAGGTATCCAAAATCTAAAAGTCTTTGAAAAATGGCAGGTTTCGCCACTTGGCGAGGTAAGCAAGGCAGAGTTCAAAGAGCGAGAGCCTATCGCACTGAAATCCACTCCAAAAAGATTCTTGCAAGGATAGCCAAAATGTTTGATTCGCATTTTCGCACGCTATTTATAAGCAATCCTGCGCATTTGCGACTAGAATCCAAGCGACTAATCATAGAGCGCAAAGAATCTACTAGCCACCACAAAGCCCTAGCACACAAAGAAGCAAAAGATAGCGATAACTTGAGTGATATATACTCTCCCTATAAAAGCGACAAAAAAGATAGCATAGCTATCCCACTAGCTGATATTGCCTATATCATACTAGAATCCCCGCGCATAACCCTTAGCTCCGCTCTGCTAGACGCACTCTCTACGCACAAAGTCGCACTTATATCGTGTGATAGCTCGCACTTGCCTAGCGGGATTTTTACGCCATTTTTGGGGCACTATCGCTCGCTATCCGTGCTTGAGTCTCAAATCGCGCTAAAAAA
This region includes:
- a CDS encoding 3'-5' exonuclease, coding for MSIAKELQARLTKSKISYEELYGILQQSSKNQTSYTDTKSTHKNPHKSTGKSSIVKSAKKSVEKNLGQDFGDRLDSSLDFTQDFAKDFGTRDFDKDFDIEEAYLQVELLRAQGLPLESSGDTYFLAHNELSWREQEFCFVDIETTGSKPQEHQIIEIGAIKWKNGKILGEFSELIHAYFVPETIVEITQITPKMLENARKEREVLRDFREFLAQSVFVAHNVGFDYGFVSVAMEQAGLYKLLNPKLCTIDLARRTILAKRYSLQYLNEFLGINTPTSHRAYADALTALKVFEISLLSLPKSVRTTQDLIDFSKSAM
- the rpe gene encoding ribulose-phosphate 3-epimerase encodes the protein MLVAPSILSSDFLRLGEEVASICEAGADFVHIDIMDGHFVPNLTFGAPVIKSVANAATKPLDVHLMVEKVESFVDSFLPLKPEFISVHIEEVKHLHRLISHIRGNGVRPAVVLNPHTSEENLRYILPDIDMVLLMSVNPGFGGQEFIPSVLEKARNLRELIEAKNPKCLIEVDGGVNDKNALSLKQAGVDILVAGSFVFGARDYRQAIDLLKNPR
- a CDS encoding class 1 fructose-bisphosphatase, producing MQAQAKIDFATLKLCLQECAIAVHSALQSQNVGYLSSTNSSGDMQLGVDVACDKLIEQKLLELGCVKGVCSEEKQEALYKDSSANLLVAYDPLDGSSLFDSNLSVGSIFGIYQGEFASSAIVGACYVVYGPRLELVWADSTDDEVGHFLYDFARGEWRKKPALRLGEKGKLNAPGGTQKHWSEKHKVLVDSLFAQGYRLRYSGGMVPDLHQILIKGGGLFSYPATQDAPKGKLRKLFEVFPFAFIYEKAGGEGIDGHCSLLKLGCDGLHDTTQCFLGSKAEIAIVKEAYK
- a CDS encoding ATP-binding protein, which gives rise to MEFLEDFLHTKDIQKAKIFELLRCKEQEAIILQYMTKALLDGVQEVGVIELVHNCFGEQVSQDSLNTSQDLQNPAKATKKTTKKDSLQKQNSLQNPLQNSLYDKPKQSLIITHLPTIRTLLDLGWIVLSEMSRFKQPNIKDLALLELLSCEVSLSSAFLRLIERGHSEVQMPDETPYNDHLEYVKDQFLRIHLASKFSPQNDKKNTALKSQINALENRIKERLLITTKEISAHKIIKDYALNPKEEMIFFALLKEEYYGGDGYYRDMNNLIDLISESEYDKMKNRALLDEKSTLIEKGLLDFGEMLNPFGGIVRTFYIPEEILHKVIREPYKKKSKKIALASVLEEQEIFELLRPKSSLDEIVLPQSTRTMIDSILKQVDSSVVARLKQWGIKDKHKGVEAKILFYGAAGTGKTLSALAIAKALKKQVLSFDCSKILSMYVGESEKNVRKIFDTYSDISKKIKNEPVLLLDEADQFLSTRITSSSGAEKMHNQMQNIFLEQIERFSGVLVATTNLVESIDSAFSRRFDYKIEFRRPNEEQRRKLWEKYLPKNAQYEPNSSIESLCKELSSHSLSGAQIALVIKNTAYKVATRDKPIFTKDDFIEAIKRELSGDFDSSKSVGFI
- the cas9 gene encoding type II CRISPR RNA-guided endonuclease Cas9 (Cas9, originally named Csn1, is the large, multifunctional signature protein of type II CRISPR/Cas systems. It is well known even to general audiences because its RNA-guided endonuclease activity has made it a popular tool for custom editing of eukaryotic genomes.); amino-acid sequence: MSQNQNPNTQSHLNPTTQSSTQSNPQPTTQESLKILGFDIGVASIGWAFVEGGELKDCGVRIFTKAENPKDGSSLALPRREARGVRRRLARRKGRLNALKVLICKEFGLNRSDYLATAGELPKAYATSKETKSPYQLRAESLERKLSADEFARVILHIAKHRGYGNKHAKESSDDDSGKVKKAISENQKVMSEKGYTTAGQYLYGEFYQKARNFSEAEPKSPKNARGTQEFKNVRNKSENYARCLAQSELQKELEIIFAKQREFGFQFSDKKHKTINANGKLKELDFADAVLEIAFLQRPLKSFADKVGKCTFYEDKPRAPKDSLSAIEFVALTRIINTLANITKRSGEVYSADKVREILSIVLDKGEITYKNLRKVIALDERLQFPKDSKLDYAKEDAEKAKAIEFSKLKAFRKALGGSFEGFIRAELDSIATDIALIKSKDELKAKLANYQSLNDEQREKLSELSFDKFIDLSFKALEAILPLMRGDKDDKIYRYDEAWREAGLVEVAKKTQKGDSLPPLIEYEKDLANPVVARALAEYRKVLNALLKKHGKVHKIHLEFTRQAGVSSKERGEIIAEQNKRLKANEEARKRCEEYGLIPSGKNILKLKLWQEQGEFCVYSGKKITQSDLRDESTLQIDHIYPYSRSYDDSQNNKVLVFTDANQNKLNQTPYEAFGKDISKWNQILGRIEKLPKAKKNRITNKNFANKEAGFIARNIVDTSYIARLSASYTDAFIEFCPLAENEDTTLGRGEKGSKKHISVVNGSLTATMRHYWGLNTLLDGENSESKDRSNHLHHALDAIIIAYVNDSVIKAFSDFKKTQEQNKARLIAKEIESAEYKISRRFFSPSGFENNEAFRQAIKRKILGQSLESRENDMTINSEALGEKVGGIFVSKPPRKRARGALHKETFSSIDDKDLLKTYGGKEGVNRAIKLGKVRQIGSKIADNGTMVRVDIFRHKVSGKFYGVPIYTMDFALGILPNKAVVGGKDKSGVIKDWLPMDSNYEFCFSLFKDDLILVQKKEMSKAELCYFAGFDTSGGQIKVEKHDNHFATLTDNQRLLFNIATPKEVAGKSIGIQNLKVFEKWQVSPLGEVSKAEFKEREPIALKSTPKRFLQG